The DNA sequence CGCGCCGTCGTTCTCGGCGAGCACGGACAGGTCGACGTAGGCTCGGCCGCGGTCGGTGAGCCGGGCGGCCAACTCGGACAGCAGCGCCTGCCCGGTGCCGGGTGGGGCGTGGTTGAAGTCGACGGTGAGGCACCACAGGCTGGCGCCGTTCTCCGGGTCGTCGAAGACCTCGACGTGGTCGACGCCGGTGATGGTGCCGACGATCTCCCCGGTGCTGGACTCGGCGACCAGGTGGAGGAACCGTGCGGTGGCGGCGTTGGCGACCAGCACGTCCACCGGACTGGTGACCATGCCGTTGCTGGCGTAGATCCGGTTCACCACGTCGGCGTCCGCGGTGTCCCGCAGCGGTCGGATACGCAGTCCGGGCGGCAGGTCGCCGGCCGGGTCGGGCGCGCGTTCACCGCGCAGCGGCAGCCGGTACGTCAGGGACGGATCGATGAACAGTTCGTCCGGTAGCCGGGACACCAGCACGTGCGGGTCACGAAGGTAGATGCAGATGTCCCGGGAGCCGGCGGTCTCGGAACGCAGCACGTCGGCGACGGCCGCGGGGTCGTGGAACGTCTGGCCGAAGACCAGGCGTCCCCAGCCGCAGTCGAGCACCACGTCGCCCCGCGGGACCGGCGGTACGCCGGTTTCCGGACCGGTCGACGTGCCGGTCGGGTCGCCCTGGGCGATCGGGTCGCCACCCGGGCCGACCCGTTCCCGTCGGCGGGCCGGCTCGCCGTCGGTCGGCGCTGTCTGTGTCACCCGCATGTCGGTCACGGTCAGGCGATTCCGTGCCTCTGGAGCCACATTTCCAGGAGTCCGATCTGCCACAGCTTGTTTCCGTTCAGCGGGGTGAGTTCGGCGTTCGGGTCGGCGAGCAGGGCATCGACGTACTCGGTGCGGTAGAGGTTGCGGCGGCGGGCCTCGGGGGCGTGCAGCGCGTCGCGTACCCGGTCGAGCACCTTGCCCTCGAGGTGGGTGAGGCCGGGTACCGGGAAGTAGCCCTTCGGCCGGTCGATGACCTCGTGCGGCAGGACCCGGCGGCCGATGTCCTTGAGCACGCCCTTGCCGCCCTGGGCCAGCTTGAGTTCCGGCGGGCAGGTGGCGGCGAGTTCCACGAACTCGTGGTCGAGGAAGGGAACCCGGGCCTCGAGGCCGTGTGCCATGGTCATGTTGTCGACCCGCTTGACCGGGTCGTCGACCAGCATCACGGTGGTGTCGATGCGCAGACCGGCGTCGACCGCGGTCTGCGCGCCGGCGCGGGCCAGGTGGGCGGCGACGAACTCACGCGCCGGGTCGCCGTCGGCGAGCCGGTCCGGGGCGAGGATGCGGGCCAGTCCGGCCGCGTCCCGGTCGAAGAACGCCCGCGCGTACGTGTCGAGCGCGTGTTCGCGGTCCACCCCGGCGAGCGGCGGATACCAGTGGTAGCCGCCGAGGATCTCGTCGGCGCCCTGCCCGGACTGGACGACCTTCAGCTTCTCCGACACGGTTTGGCTGAGCAGGTAGAACGCCACGCAGTCGTGGCTGACCATCGGCTCGCTCATCGCGGCGACGGCGGCCTCCAGCGGCGGCACGAGGTCGGTCGTGGCGATCCGGATCTGGTGGTGGTCGGTGTCGAAGGTCTGCGCGACCAGGTCGGAATAGCGGAACTCGTCGCCCTCCCGGTCGCCGACGGCGTCGAAGCCGATGGAGAAGGTGGCGAGCCCGCGCTGGCCCTGTTCGGCGAGCAGGGCGACGACGAGGCTGGAGTCGAGACCGCCGGAGAGCAGGACGCCCACCGGCACGTCGGCGACCATCCGGCGACGTACGGCGGTGGTCAGCGACTCGCGCAGGGCGTCCTGCCAGTCCCGTTCGGACCAGTCGGCGCGGTCGGGGTGGCGGGTGAACGGCGGGTCCCAGTAGACGCGTTCGGTGACCCGCCCGTCGGGTTCGTACGCCCGGACGGTGGCGGGCGGCAGTTTGCTGATGCCACGCAGGATCGTGCGGGGTGCAGGTACGACACTGTGGAAGCTCAGGTAGTGGGCGAGCGCCACCGGGTCGATGGTGGTGTCGACGCCGCCGCCGGTCAGCAGCGCCGGCAGGGTGCTGGCGAAACGTACCCGGTCCGGGGTCTCGGTGACGTAGAGCGGCTTGATGCCGAGCCGGTCGCGGGCCAGCAGCAGGCGTCCGGTGTCCCGTTCGACGATCGCGACGGCGAACATGCCGATCAGGTGGTCGACGAAGTCGTCACCCCACTGCGCGTACGCCTTGAGCACGACCTCGGTGTCACCGGAGGAGAAGAACCGGTGCCCCCGGGCCTGCAACTCCTCGCGTAGTTCGCGGTAGTTGTAGATGCAGCCGTTGAAGACGCCGGTCAGTCCTGCATGCGGGTCGACCAGGGGCTGCCCGCTGGCGGCGGAGAGGTCGATGATCTTCAGCCGTTGGTGGCCGAGGGCGACCGCCCCCTGCGACCAGACCCCGCCGTCGTCGGGACCGCGGTCGCGCATC is a window from the Polymorphospora rubra genome containing:
- a CDS encoding N-acetylglutaminylglutamine amidotransferase, with the protein product MCGLAGELRRDGLRADVSAVQRMAAAMRDRGPDDGGVWSQGAVALGHQRLKIIDLSAASGQPLVDPHAGLTGVFNGCIYNYRELREELQARGHRFFSSGDTEVVLKAYAQWGDDFVDHLIGMFAVAIVERDTGRLLLARDRLGIKPLYVTETPDRVRFASTLPALLTGGGVDTTIDPVALAHYLSFHSVVPAPRTILRGISKLPPATVRAYEPDGRVTERVYWDPPFTRHPDRADWSERDWQDALRESLTTAVRRRMVADVPVGVLLSGGLDSSLVVALLAEQGQRGLATFSIGFDAVGDREGDEFRYSDLVAQTFDTDHHQIRIATTDLVPPLEAAVAAMSEPMVSHDCVAFYLLSQTVSEKLKVVQSGQGADEILGGYHWYPPLAGVDREHALDTYARAFFDRDAAGLARILAPDRLADGDPAREFVAAHLARAGAQTAVDAGLRIDTTVMLVDDPVKRVDNMTMAHGLEARVPFLDHEFVELAATCPPELKLAQGGKGVLKDIGRRVLPHEVIDRPKGYFPVPGLTHLEGKVLDRVRDALHAPEARRRNLYRTEYVDALLADPNAELTPLNGNKLWQIGLLEMWLQRHGIA